CACCCTGAATCCCTTTGTACAGACTCTGTTCGTTAAACGCACGAAAATGATAAATCGGTTTTAAAATCTTTAAAGCCGTGCGCAACGCCAGGTTTGCCTTATATAGGAAGCCTTTATCTCCGACAAAACTAACCATACGGGTTCCCTGTTCCACTTTCTGCGCTCCAAGAACCGTTAATTCTTTGGCTAATATTTCTTCAAAGCCAAAAAAAGTTTTGGCTACCATTTTAAAGTCTTTCATTCTCTACTAAAATTCCTATAAACAAATCATAATTTCAAAATCAAATACTGCAATTACTGCAATTTTGGAATTACATCCGCAAAAATACACTAAATTTGTTGGCTTGTGTAAAACTTATTACACTTTCGTTTACCACACTCAATAATTATTAATTTTAATTAGTACGCTGATTAAACTATTTTGAAATTCTAAAAAAATGCAAAAAGATACAACTACCTGGTATGCTTCCTGGTTTGACACCCCTTATTATCACATACTGTATAAGGATCGTGACTACTCTGAAGCGCAAGTATTCATGGATAACCTGACCCACTACCTTAACCTGCCGGAAAATGCTAAAATCCTTGATTTAGCCTGCGGTAAAGGACGTCATTCGGTTTATCTGAATCAACTGGGTTATGATGTGACCGGAGCCGATTTATCCGAAAACAGCATTAAAAGCGCTTCCCAATACACCAACGACACGCTGCATTTTCAGGTACACGACATGCGTCTGCCTTTTGAACAAAAATTTGATGCTATTTTTAATCTTTTTACCAGCTTCGGCTATTTTGAAAGTGATGCCGACAACCTGACTACGCTACAGGCAATTAAAGACAGCTTATCGGAATATGGTTTTGCCGTTATTGATTTTATGAACGTAACACATGTGGTCAATAACCTGGTGCCGGAAGAAGTAAAAACAGTGGAAGGCATCGATTTCCACATTCAGCGTTATGAAAAGGACAATCATATTTATAAAGAAATCCGCTTTGAAGACAATGGCGAACAGTTCCATTTTACAGAAAAAGTAAAGGCACTTACACTTGCCGATTTTGAAGCCATGATGGAAGAAGCCGGTATATTCTTACTGGATGTATTTGGCGATTACAAACTGCGTAAATTTTTAAAAAACGATTCCGAACGACTTATAATGATTTTCAAATAATATGCTATACTTAATTCCTTTACTATCGGTAATTATAGGGTATGTTGCGGCAACCTTTTTCCGTCCGAAAAATAAACAGAATCTAAAGTTATTATTAGCGTTCAGCGGCTCATTCCTGCTGGCGCTGACGGTTTCCCATTTGCTGCCGGAAGTTTATGAAGCCAGCAACCATGCCCACGAAGGCCACGATCACACCCACAGTCCTGTCGGGATTTTTATCATGATCGGGATTGTCTTCCAGATCGTACTGGAATATTTTTCGAAAGGTGCCGAACACGGGCATGTTCACGGACATGAAACCATGCATCACATTCCGTGGTCGTTATTCATCAGTTTGTGCTTACACGCCTTACTGGAAGGTTTACCGGTGAGCCATCACCATGATCTAGCCTGGGGAATTGCCATTCACCATTTCCCGATAGCGATTATATTAACCACCTTTTTTATCAATTCGCACCTGAATAAAACGGCCATCTTTATTTTCATGATGGTATTTGCCTCCATGACACCACTGGGAACCCTTTTAGCAGGATATTTACCGTTTATCAGCGAATATTACAGTCAGATTACCGCTATTGTAATTGGTATCTTATTCCATATTTCGTCCACTATTATTTTTGAAAGCAGCGAAGGCCATAAATTCAATATGGCTAAGTTAACGGCCATTATATTAGGGATAATCCTGGCTTATTTTATGTAAATTTGATAACTGGTAATAAAAAGGCAATAAGCAATAAATAAAAGGCAAAAGCAATAAGCAATAGGCAAAGGGCAATTAACCCTCTTGTTAGCCTGATCAATAAAATATAGCAATACTATTAATTTCGTTTCACCAATGTCATTTACACGCATCACCGAGCAAGCTTCGAAATATGAACATTTAGAAAAAATGTCCGTTTCGGAATTACTGACAAACATCAACAACGAAGACAAAACCGTTCCTTTGGCTGTTGAAAAAGCCCTGCCGCAAATTGAAGTTCTGGTAACCGAGATTGTTGCCAAAATGAAAAACGGCGGCCGTTTGTTCTACATAGGCGCCGGAACTTCCGGTCGTTTGGGAATTGTGGATGCTTCCGAATGTCCGCCAACTTTTGGCGTTCCTTTCGACCTGGTAATCGGATTAATAGCCGGTGGCGACACTGCGATCCGGAAAGCGGTGGAGTTTGCCGAAGATGACCGCGAACAGGCCTGGAAAGACCTGTCGGAATGGAACATGACCGAAAACGATGTCGTGATTGGCATTGCCGCTTCGGGAACGACTCCTTATGTAATTGGCGGCCTGGAAAAATGCAATCAGCTGAATATTACCACCGGATGCATTACCTGCAACCAGGGAAGTCCTTTAGCCGAAACAGCAAAATTTCCTGTTGAAGTTGTTGTAGGGCCGGAATTTGTTACCGGAAGCTCCCGTATGAAAGCCGGTACTGCACAGAAACTGGTTTTAAACATGCTTTCTACCGCAACGATGATTCAGCTGGGCAAAGTGAAAGGCAATAAAATGGTGGAC
This region of Flavobacterium inviolabile genomic DNA includes:
- the murQ gene encoding N-acetylmuramic acid 6-phosphate etherase; this encodes MSFTRITEQASKYEHLEKMSVSELLTNINNEDKTVPLAVEKALPQIEVLVTEIVAKMKNGGRLFYIGAGTSGRLGIVDASECPPTFGVPFDLVIGLIAGGDTAIRKAVEFAEDDREQAWKDLSEWNMTENDVVIGIAASGTTPYVIGGLEKCNQLNITTGCITCNQGSPLAETAKFPVEVVVGPEFVTGSSRMKAGTAQKLVLNMLSTATMIQLGKVKGNKMVDMQLSNHKLVDRGIRMIMSEINVTYEEAQKLLEEHQNVRKAIDNYNRI
- a CDS encoding ZIP family metal transporter, which translates into the protein MLYLIPLLSVIIGYVAATFFRPKNKQNLKLLLAFSGSFLLALTVSHLLPEVYEASNHAHEGHDHTHSPVGIFIMIGIVFQIVLEYFSKGAEHGHVHGHETMHHIPWSLFISLCLHALLEGLPVSHHHDLAWGIAIHHFPIAIILTTFFINSHLNKTAIFIFMMVFASMTPLGTLLAGYLPFISEYYSQITAIVIGILFHISSTIIFESSEGHKFNMAKLTAIILGIILAYFM
- a CDS encoding class I SAM-dependent methyltransferase translates to MQKDTTTWYASWFDTPYYHILYKDRDYSEAQVFMDNLTHYLNLPENAKILDLACGKGRHSVYLNQLGYDVTGADLSENSIKSASQYTNDTLHFQVHDMRLPFEQKFDAIFNLFTSFGYFESDADNLTTLQAIKDSLSEYGFAVIDFMNVTHVVNNLVPEEVKTVEGIDFHIQRYEKDNHIYKEIRFEDNGEQFHFTEKVKALTLADFEAMMEEAGIFLLDVFGDYKLRKFLKNDSERLIMIFK